In Musa acuminata AAA Group cultivar baxijiao chromosome BXJ2-10, Cavendish_Baxijiao_AAA, whole genome shotgun sequence, a genomic segment contains:
- the LOC103969172 gene encoding uncharacterized protein LOC103969172: protein MIGVGKIKQYTNVLDKPLSRGRQEVSLSAFAFLFSELVQYNQTQVDNIAELERRLEDAGYAVGARVLELLCHREKGNRRETRLLGILSFVHSTVWKVLFGKVADSLEKGTEHEDEYMISEKELLVNRFISVPKDMGAFNCGAFVAGIVKGVLDGAGFPAVVTAHFVPVDGQQRPRTTILIKFAEEVLRRESRLG, encoded by the exons ATGATCGGCGTGGGAAAGATCAAGCAGTACACCAACGTTCTCGACAAACCCCTCAGTAGAGGCCGGCAAGAG GTCAGCTTGAGTGCATTCGCATTTTTGTTCTCGGAACTGGTGCAATACAACCAGACTCAAGTTGATAATATTGCAGAGTTGGAGAGAAG GCTTGAAGATGCTGGCTATGCTGTTGGAGCAAGAGTTCTTGAGCTTCTTTGTCATAGAGAGAAG GGTAACAGAAGGGAGACACGTCTGCTTGGAATTTTATCTTTTGTTCATAGTACTGTTTGGAAGGTGCTATTTGGAAAG GTGGCGGACTCACTTGAGAAAGGAACTGAACACGAAGATGAGTACATGATAAGTGAAAAAGAGCTTTTGGTTAACCG ATTTATATCGGTACCAAAGGACATGGGAGCATTCAATTGTGGGGCATTTGTTGCTGGAATCGTGAAG GGTGTCCTAGATGGTGCTGGTTTTCCTGCTGTTGTGACGGCACACTTTGTTCCAGTGGATGGTCAACAACGACCACGCACTACAATTTTAATAAAGTTCGCGGAAGAG GTGCTCAGGAGGGAATCAAGACTGGGCTGA
- the LOC103969173 gene encoding cyclin-dependent kinase inhibitor 1-like: MGKYTRKCSRGVGELAVMEVTQVVGVRTRGRSHSLADAAAAAVKSPRRRRTAAPPSTEVVQTSSYLQLRSRPLFMTIRRPRLQAENSPAASDPGPAAEGISQCSSNGSSEVVGDGTKVEVLGSSTCNFKSRRARETTPSSVARREAGDLESTAARARMRSGSSPTVGATTMEAEIEEFFAAAETDQAQRFAEKYNYDVIGDVPLDGRFDWVRINL; encoded by the exons ATGGGGAAGTACACGAGGAAGTGCAGCAGAGGGGTCGGAGAACTCGCGGTGATGGAGGTGACCCAGGTGGTTGGGGTGAGGACGAGAGGGCGGTCCCACTCCCTCGCCGACGCGGCCGCTGCCGCCGTCAAGAGTCCAAGGCGGAGGAGAACGGCCGCGCCGCCGTCCACGGAGGTAGTGCAGACGTCGTCCTACCTCCAGCTCCGCAGCCGCCCCCTCTTCATGACGATCCGGAGGCCGCGGTTGCAGGCAGAGAATTCCCCCGCCGCCTCCGACCCCGGCCCTGCTGCGGAGGGGATCTCCCAGTGCTCGAGCAACGGTTCTAGCGAGGTGGTGGGCGACGGGACG AAAGTCGAGGTTCTGGGGAGTTCGACGTGCAACTTCAAATCTAGAAGGGCGAG AGAGACGACCCCCTCGAGCGTGGCACGTCGCGAAGCGGGCGATCTGGAATCGACGGCTGCGAGGGCGAGAATGAGGTCGGGTTCGAGTCCGACGGTTGGGGCGACAACGATGGAAGCCGAAATCGAGGAGTTTTTCGCGGCGGCGGAGACGGATCAGGCGCAGCGCTTCGCCGAGAA GTACAATTACGACGTTATCGGCGACGTTCCGTTGGACGGCCGCTTCGACTGGGTTCGGATCAACCTTTGA
- the LOC103969175 gene encoding probable protein phosphatase 2C 12, translating to MAAKAGRAMPLGVLLKRESTSEKIENPDFLYGQASQSKKGEDFTFLKAECQRVPGDGVTTFAVFAIFDGHNGSAAAIYAKENLLNNILYAIPSNLNRDEWLAALPRALVAGFVKTDKDFQTKAHSSGTTVTFVIIDGWVVTVASVGDSRCILESAAEGSIYCLSADHRLDVNEEEVERITASGGEVGRLNVVGGVEIGPLRCWPGGLCLSRSIGDMDVGEYIIPVPYVKQVKLSSSGGRLIISSDGVWDALTFEMAFNCSRGLPPDAAANQIVKEAVQVKGLRDDTTCIVVDMLPPEKLTPSVPPKKQGMGVFKNMFRRKSSESSSHSERGESPEPDVVEEIFEEGSASLAQRLEAEYPIRNMFKLFVCAVCQVEMKPGEGISVHADSSQPGNLHPWDGPFLCSSCQEKKEAMEGKRSSRDSSSRRSSESE from the exons ATGGCGGCGAAGGCGGGGAGGGCGATGCCGCTGGGCGTGCTGCTGAAGAGGGAGTCGACGAGCGAAAAGATCGAGAATCCGGACTTTCTTTACGGGCAGGCCAGCCAGAGCAAGAAGGGGGAGGATTTCACCTTCCTTAAGGCCGAGTGCCAGCGCGTGCCCGGCGATGGCGTCACCACCTTCGCCGTCTTCGCG ATTTTTGATGGACATAATGGTTCTGCAGCTGCCATTTATGCGAAGGAAaatcttttgaataatattttatatgctattccttcaaatctgaatagagACGAGTGGCTAGCGGCACTACCAAGAGCTTTGGTTGCAGGATTTGTGAAAACAGATAAAGACTTTCAAACTAAAG CACATTCTTCAGGAACTACTGTCACATTTGTCATAATAGATGGATGGGTAGTAACTGTAGCATCAGTTGGCGATTCACGATGCATACTTGAATCTGCCGCCGAAGGTTCTATTTATTGTTTGTCTGCAGACCATCGGCTGGATGTTAATGAAGAAGA GGTTGAGCGTATAACAGCAAGTGGAGGTGAGGTTGGACGATTGAACGTTGTCGGAGGTGTAGAG ATAGGTCCTCTCAGATGTTGGCCAGGTGGATTATGCTTATCAAGATCAATTGGAGATATGGATGTTGGTGAATATATAATTCCAGTTCCTTATGTCAAGCAAGTAAAG CTATCCAGTTCCGGCGGGCGGCTGATCATTTCAAGTGATGGTGTCTGGGATGCTTTGACTTTTGAAATGGCCTTCAATTGCTCTCGAGGCCTACCACCAGATGCTGCTGCCAATCAGATTGTTAAA GAAGCAGTGCAAGTAAAAGGATTACGAGATGATACCACCTGCATTGTGGTTGATATGTTACCACCCGAGAAGTTAACCCCTAGTGTACCACCAAAGAAGCAAGGGATGGGGGTATTCAAAAATATGTTCCGCAGGAAGTCTTCAGAGTCATCTTCTCATTCAGAGAGGGGGGAATCTCCAGAGCCAGATGTAGTGGAGGAAATATTTGAGGAAGGATCTGCATCACTGGCCCAGAG GCTAGAGGCCGAGTATCCCATCCGCAACATGTTCAAACTTTTTGTTTGTGCAGTTTGCCAGGTGGAGATGAAACCTGGTGAAGGAATTTCTGTCCATGCTGATTCATCACAACCTGGAAATTTGCATCCATGGGATGGTCCTTTCCTTTGCTCGAGTTGCCAAGAAAAGAAGGAAGCAATGGAAGGGAAAAGGTCTTCCAGAG ATTCCTCATCAAGAAGGAGCTCTGAAAGTGAGTAG
- the LOC135624246 gene encoding uncharacterized protein LOC135624246 produces MGLMDHQSGCGGGTAPPAPPLSPRISFSCDFTLEVPTVRAPGPPPDPNFEFLVGSHPMITADQIFFKGRLLPLKDNHPSGSSRGMITTLRDELRGNEEACGQPRERPPKAPIKWKELLGLKKSRNPAAKKSDKNEGSQLGKSMQEL; encoded by the exons ATGGGTTTGATGGATCACCAGAGTGGTTGCGGCGGAGGCACTGCCCCGCCCGCTCCTCCATTGAGCCCGCGCATCTCGTTCTCTTGCGACTTCACACTGGAGGTGCCCACCGTACGCGCTCCCGGCCCGCCGCCCGACCCCAACTTCGAGTTCTTGGTCGGCAGCCACCCGATGATCACCGCCGACCAGATCTTCTTCAAGGGCAGGCTTCTTCCGCTCAAGGACAACCACCCCTCCGGTTCCAGCAGGGGTATGATCACCACCCTCCGCGACGAGCTCCGAGGCAACGAGGAGGCGTGCGGACAACCGAGGGAGCGGCCGCCAAAGGCTCCCATCAAGTGGAAGGAGCTTCTCGGGCTCAAGAAGTCGCGTAATCCAGCGGCAAAGAAGTCCGATAAGAACGAAGGATCCCAGCTCGGCAAATCTATGCAG GAACTATGA